The Aspergillus oryzae RIB40 DNA, chromosome 5 genome segment CGTGATATTCAATATAGGATCATGAATAATTGGTTGCGGCTCTTGGGTTGGCTCTGCAGGTAGATAATAATAAGATCTAGATCAAGAGTTGTGAGTATTTTTCTTCAAATCGGTACTGCGTTTGAACAATTGAAACATACGAGAAGGCACTGGTCGGAAAGCCAGCTGGGGCTACATAAGACGGAGCCCCAGGCAGCGACGAGGCAGCAAGAGCATCAGCCAGGTTTGTGCTGACGCCGGCCAGAACGGCCTGCATTGTTATAAAATGAGACGCGTAAACCATGAGTCCGATAAGCACCGATTGTTCGCTATATCAGATACAATTGAGGCGAGACGAGACGACGCCCACGACCCCTAACAATGTGGTCACAGCGAGTAAGACGTGTGACTATCAGCATGGCGATTGAATTTGCGGAAAGCATCATAATTATATAGGGGCGGGAGGTAGTTGTTGAGCACTGCAGGTATTGACTCTTCCTTATCTGGAAAAGGGATGCACGTGGCGCTGATCTTTAGATCGACTGGACACAGTGAGGTTGGGGAAATGAAATTTGTGGAGAAAGCGTCACAGCTAGTACGGACATACTACGAAGCAGGGAAATTGAGCAATTCAGACTCAATTATACACATGGATAATCATCATGATATTGGACATAGGGACGTATAGAAGGTAAAGTACATAGATACTAAGGAGGGTTTGCAGTACCCATGGGTACCTTAAGGAATCGCGAAATATGATTGGTCGAATTCAGCCCATCACAGTTTTTGTACCTTTTTTCGTCAGCTTTTATGTATGCTAATAGTAGTTCTAGCATCAATGGCTCTCTATTACTCTCCTGGCTTTCTTTCGTTATTATCTTGTGCCCTCTCACCAATGTCTCCATGGTCGGAACTTGACGTGCAAAACATAGGTTGATGGGCCCCTTGATCGAAAGCTACCTAGTAGCCTAGCTATTGAACTTTAAAGTTCTCAAGGACTTTGAATCTTATTTATGTGACTCTTATCTTTCAAGGTTGGATTAATATTCTTGAATGAAAGCATGTCGCTGTACAGCTCTCGAGCCTATATGTGGGTGTGAGTCTGGTTAGTCTTGTAAAATATACAGTATCTCGCCTCAGGCTTATAAAAGAAACTACAGAAGGACTCTAAAGTACAGGAGATAAGTAGGCGTGATTTttaaaaaagagaatatatgaATCTATAATATTTCCTGGTGTTTAATTGTATATTGAGGAGAGTACTATGCCCTCAATCCAAAACGAGcactagatatatatatttactcCAGCCCTATCACTGGATTACGTGATCGACACCAGCAACAGCCCTGagcaagatatatatctactCACTCCACTAAAGCCAATGTGTTTCACGACGATGCAATGGATAATTACAGCCTGAAACTCCATTCCAGGTTCAGGTTCGGCTACCAACtcatcattcaatcatgATTCGATTGCCAGGGACCCATTCAGGCGGAGATCCATTGTCTCGGGAGTGACCAAGCTCAGGATCGACGCGATTATCATCTTGGGGCTAACGGCTAGATCATGATGTCATGGGATCCCGAGGTGATGAAGAAACTCTCTGAGAGATTTTAAGGGTTCGGGAGTGCTTAGCCACTGGTTGCCCCATCTACATATGTTGTGGGCTCTTCGGCGAAGTGGTTACGTAGGTAGACAACTTTAAGTTCACCATAGTGGTTAAAGACTATTTTTAAAGAACCCAAAATGAATATATTATTCTAATTTACCCGAGGTAACTTTTCCCTCGTATCGCTTTCGCGCTTGTGCTCCAGGATCTAGACTAAACACATCGTTGTCTTCAAAATGccggttcttccttctttacAAGGATCCACCTTcgatgaagacattcgcGATCGTCATTTGATATATGACTATGCAGCGCAGGATACGGAGGGAAATCCAGAGAAATGGCGCTATGAAATGTGGTTCTACAACGAGGACCGCATAAACTATGCCATTCATGGGGGCCCCATGGCGGGGCGTTCGGCGTTTCAATCGGCCACATACCAATGCATCCGGCCCGGTGAGTTATGGCAGTGTAACTGGCTCGAGGAAACCGGCACCGTCTGTTCATTGGTTTTCGATATTTCGCGGAAGCATATCACGACCTTGATAGCCTTTTCCAAGGGACACTGGGAGAAAAATACGACTGCTCGTGGCGATAAGCGCAATCCAGAGGATCTAGCACGAATGAGGAGTTTGGCTCAAATCGGTACCCAAGTCGATCGGATACTTTTGAGCGAACAGGCCGAGATCTTGGAGGATTTCCGTGGTCCGGGTAATTTGAAACCAATACAGATGGATTGGCCGACGTTGTGATAAGGGCATAATAGCACCGAGGGCTTCCTTCAAGACCCGGTCCGGTCGGCCGTGGGCCCACGGGGGAAATCCGATCAATAAGTGTGGCACGATTGCCCAAAAGCGGAGAGCATTTCTCTTTGTCCTAATTCGATATATAATTTAACCAGTATACCAAGTTCCAAGAACATATTTCTTGAAAGGATACCGCGTCCGAAAAGGTCTGTCCTGGGTGCAGCTTAATTGCAACTCCCATGTGACTATATCAAGTTTTCGAGAATTGATGGTATATTGGAAACGTATATTAGGACTGAATCATTTCCAAATGTCCAGAAGTGGAGCCGAGTAATGATCGTGATTTCCCATGCCGGAATTTGTAGCCCATGCCAGCGATTAATTTCAATGTTGTGGTCCCTAGAGCAAGGCGACAAAACAGTCAGATCGCATCGAACTTCGATGCGATGACAGACATGGCCCGGGAAATCAAGAGCCTGCTGCGGACGGGCATAGATCGTGAGTAGATCTAGCAATTCTCTTCTTTAACAGTAAATTGTTCTGCGGCATGACAAGTGGTAGACATGCAAGCGAAGAGTGGTGGAATGCAGCAAGGTGCTATTAGTATGGCCACCAAAGTTATACAACTTGTGGTCCAAAGAGTGTATAAAAGAATATTCAGACGTGACTTCGAGAACCCTACGTGGAATCTTGGTTTGATGACGAACTCCCTGTTGAAGGAGCCTGAAGGCATACTAGTTCTACTTGAACATCATCTTTGCTCTTCAGGGGTGGACTGTCGTATGACGGGCTTCGGCTGATGATGGCAACAGCCACTTGGTCTGCTTGTTGTTTCGCGGTCATATTGTCGATATACCATGTCTTCCAGGGGTCATCGCTAGAACCAGAAGTTGACATCATAGCGACCTTGTCATTTACCGTCTCCGAGGCGAACGCTGGCAAGAGTGTAAGTAACAGAGCAAAGAAGACCGGTAGCCTATGAGGCAAGGGACCTTCACGTACGCTTAACAGGAATTCTCTGGACATCGAAGAAAGGCGGTGGGCAGttgggaagagagggagggtTGACGAGCATTTCGTGTAACACAGTATCCAGGGGGAAGGTGTAATATTCTCCCTTGGCGGAGAGTTGATAGATTGCTTCCTTGAAGGTCTCCTTGAGATTCATCGAGCATTGCGGTCCCCAAACACCGTCGCATCCATTAGTCCCCCCGGAAGGGGTACCTGTCAGGTTCCCCACACGCAAGCCAACCTCCAATGTGCGATTTGTGGTGATAGCTGAGCTATCAACATGATGTGCTGCATATCCCATCCAAAAACTAGCTTTAGTCATCGGTTCGTTACCCTTACCCCGAGAGTTGGCGTCATATGCGTAATATAGTGTAAGATCGtccaagaagagaggagaaaaatcGAAGGAAACTGCTGTCTGGGCATAGGGATCAACacatccaccatcccagaaAGAACAGATCTGAGCGAGGCCCGGTTGCAGAATTGTTGACAACATCGCCAATAGAACCAGACATGGTCGGAATGTCGACCTCATTCCCCAAGGGTCCGCCATTTGGAAGCCAAGGATTATTGAAGTAGAGCTGTCTCCGTAGGGATGACCGAGTAGGCTCAGACGCGCAGCGATAATAGAGGAGCAGCGGCCAGCACAACTGGCATGCTCATAACCGGGTTGGTGGTAAAAGGGAGGTCGATGGTGGTTGAAGGGATGTGACACCACTGAAGTCTTGCACGAAAATAGCGTTGGATAATCTTTAGAACATAATAGACGCGTCCGGCGATTCCAAATAGCAGAAGGACCCGAAAGTGTGAAGGGGAGAGTTATCTATTCTCAGCGCTTCGCCCGTCTAAACTCCGAATTAGATGGTCAATAGAGTCGACAGATCACCGTTTTCCGTGTCAGCAAAAGAATGGCCTCCTCTCATGAAACGCCTTCCGCTGACACCAGAAAGTCAAGGGATTCGAAAGAACGTTAGATCAGATGGCGGTCGCACtgagaagagagagggaggggaaatgCTCCCTGTTGTCAGAATTGGGGAGTCGAGTAGAGTAAGGTCCGAGTCGGGACCCTCCGCTAGTTGGGAAAAATGACTGATTCTCAGCACGGGAGTAACGGGGGGGTTGAGACCAGCTGATGATGGGCGTGCAGTAGAGGAGAGGCTGTAACCCGGGGGGGCCACCAGAAAGGTCTCCAAGGTAATGTCAGATAGATGAAGGATcgcaaaaggaagaaaaataaaaaagaaaataaaaaagaaaataattCATGAATGGCAAGTCAGTCACGATGCTGCTTGCCCAagtctctcttttctcgctctccttctctccttctgtgACCGGCGACTTATTATTGTCTTGCCTGTGAAACAGGGAGTGTGGATCCCGGATTGGCCAGAGGAGACTCATCTTTCGCTGGCTCCCTGGCGTTTTAGGAGGCATTCTTGGCCCTTCTTGGTCACTGACGCTAACAGACAGTCCCCGCATATTTTCTCACCGAATGCGGCAGTTCCGGCGGTTGATCCGCCCAGGGTGCCAGGAGGCGTCCACTAAGAGCGCCGCATCCTCACATATTTCGGTCTTCCAAGGGTTCTGAGGGTCCGGAGGGGCCAATGGGTTCGCCTACATAGTCTGCTGCCAGCCACCAATTGTACCTTGAGATTCAAGCTAGTGAGCAATCTTACCGTATTGTTACGGGCTCAAGTTACCACCTAACTGTCTTTAAGAGAAGTACTACTACTCGGAGTAGTAGTAAGATGTAACTTATTCAAAGCCGAGTTACTTAAGGCAGCGAAGTACTGTACCTAGGTAGTCATTAGCAATCTGAGTAATCCTTCATTACCGAGGCACCCCCGGGAAAGGCAATACTTGATTTTGATTACttattattcatttttaTTACTAGGTTTTGCAGTGTGTTTTCACAGTAAACAGGGGGttacaaaaaaaaaaaataaaaagaagagcatTGTGCACATCTTACAGAGAGTAATTTGCAGGTTGAAGaggcaaagggaaaaaataaaaaagagcTAGAGGAAATCATAAACAATAGTAAGCCAATAATACCTTTCGATGGGTCAATGTCTAATTAAATCTTTCTTACCTGATTAACGACGGGGAAACAACGGGAGTGGTTAACTAACTTGGTTTAGGGGGGGAAAACAACCCAACCAGTCTTGAAGTAGCGCGGTACATAATTCCACCTGCACAGGACCCTCGATCACACTAACGGTGGTGCTACTGTACAATTCATACCAGTGTTCCAAGTTGATACTCTTGAGTATTGGCCCCCTCAACTCGGTCCCTATTACTGTAGTTACTATCGACTACAGCATCTCATTTATTGCCACCTATCAATTTTAGTGTAGCATCGACCGAACTTTCTGCAATCTTCCCACCAGGGTTTCTCTCTGAGCGAAACATCACACGAGGTTAAGTTACTTATTGCTACTGCACAGCCGCACCCTGAACGCCGTAGATTTTCCGACAGAAAGTATTgatagaaaaacaaaatcTTATACAATCTGAGCTAGGAGAGGtcacaaaggaaaagaagaaaaaaaaaaaaaaaaacaataataatacagCAGCTTCTGCTGGAAGTTCACCTGCCTTACAAACTTAATCGGATGGGGTATTCAAATTTTCACGACTAATTTCCGTTGAGAATTCCAAACGACCATGGTTCCCTCTGGTTCCTATGGCTCCTATGGCTCCTATCCGGAGTAGTTCTTCGGGCATCCAACGGGGTTCCCTTAGCGTTGATTACCATCCCTGGATCAAGAGGCCCTAGCAACACCTGAACAATGGCAAtggtaataataatagagtAATAATACTACATCATGTTGCCGAGATACGACTTCGCACCAGCCAACCCTGAGCAGCGCCCGCGAGCTGTCATTATTCTATCACTGATGAGTATTCATCGGAAATAGCTTCCAACCTTCACGCAAAAATCGCTAGAATAGCTCAATACTGTCAATATTACTAGTACAAGGGTCGAAAGGTTAATATCGCCAACGGTGACACCGGGGGACACCAACCGCATTCCTGACTCGTTCTCACGGCAATTATTCTGGCCAAAGGCTTAGATCCTCCTCTGTCGTGCACCGCGGTGTACGCTCGAAGTAGTCTAagggatgtatgtacagtactttgtatgtatgtacgcaCGCTATGGCCATCTGCTGACTTCTGCCTGGTTGTACAGGATGGATACTACCGAATAGTCTTGTCCACTCCTCTCATATTGTTGGCCATGAGGTCATCTGGCGGCCACAAtttcaatctctttcaaAGGATGCCGTCATAGTTGGGAGGAACCCGACAGCTAGCCCTACTAAATTACCTTTTTTGGAGTTTGGGAATGTATGCCAAGGTCAGACTTAAGCCTAAGTACAGAAGCCGAGGACACCGCAATTCAGCCAGAGAAGGATTTAACAACAGCCAAAATGGAgatttgtttctcttcggGTTTGGTGTCCTCGGATATGAGTGGATATGACCCAGATTAATATCCGACGAGCCCGGTGGCCAATAATGGATGCGAGCGTTTTAGGGTCACTTTTACTGCAGTCGAACCTTGCGTCATTACCGGTCGCATCGGGTGATTCCCTGGTGGTATCGAGAGATATGGAATCGCTTAATCCAGTAATTACCTGCATCCTAATTGAGAACGGAGATAGGAGACCTCATATCTCggtttcccttttccacaCTACATATCTATCATGGCGTGGACTGACTGGTTCATGATCACGACAAAAAAGTTTGAAAGCAAAGCCTCTcactttttcattttccgTGCCTCTTAGGTATATCACTGGCCATACTCCCTGACTCGACAATAGTCGGTGGAACATGCTACCTCTCAAGTTTCTCTAGTCCCTCTGCACGAGACTTGATGATTGCAGCCGACTCACAGATGGACTTGGCCAGCTTGCGGATCCGTTCCAATTCACGTAATCTGTTTCCCTCTGCGATTGCTACTATCCTGCGCACGGTTTCAATCTCTGCAGCTTCCATGTCTGTCAGTTTGCCAGCCAGAGGATCAGTGTCCTGAATGTGCTTCTGAATATTGGAGACTTTGGTGATCGCTTTGATGAGGGGTAGCATAGCTGGCATATTAAAAGTCAGCCACGATGCATGCTCGGGAGTGGCGCCTTGGTGGCCCCAGATCATGTCCATGACTGCTGCCCGCTGTGTAAATTTTCTAACACTGTTAGCCCCTGTTGGCACAGGGGCTTTGTTCTCATCCCAGTTGAACTCTGGAATATTCAatggcttctgctgctcaGTTTGGTTATTGTGCTCATCCCCGTAATTGCGGGTGTCTTGCATTCCTTTCCAGCGCTCATACAACTCCCATTCGGATTCCGTCATCTGTGCCCTAGCTGAGCTTTCCAAATCCCTGCGCTTGCTGTGCGACGCCAGCTTGAGTCCCGTCCACAGTGCAAGACTATTGCCCCGCTCAACAACCCTGGCGAGGTCCTGCATCTTTCGCGATGTCGTTTCCAGGTCATCGGTGTCCGTAGGCACAGGTAGCATCTTTAGGTTCTCGCCCAGGTCCTTGAGAGCTAGAGGATCCATCGTCGCCCCGTGCGGTCGTTTAGAGCTGGAACTCTGTTCATGACTGTCGCTCTCCCGTTTTAGTGCACGAGTAGGTAGTCGGCTTTCCATTCCGGCTTTACGCTGTCCTAGTATACATAAATTGAACAACACACCACACGCGGACTGTGAACAAGAGTCTCGTGTGAATCGTATCACGTGGTAGTGCTGTCCAATCCtgtattattttcttttgctaTATGGAGACGGTGATGGAAGAATTGCTGCTGAATGACTCTGGTCTCAATGTGGCCTTAGATGAGGCTAGAATAAGTGTACAAGGTTCGGTCTGTCCGTGCGAGGGGTTGTTGAGCCAATAACTTGCTTAATCCCACAAGTGCTGACTTTTTAGTTTTATATCCAAATTTCCTTTTATATCAAATGTTTACCCCAGAGGAGGTTGCAAGAACCGAAGTGTAGATGTGGGTGGGAAACCAAGCTGTGAATGCACCAAACAATTCGCTAGGATTACTAAGTTGACAAATTCTCGTTTTGCACCGGCAAGATCATTCAGCGGCTGAAGTGCTTAAGTCGCGATTTATAGATAGGTTCATAGCTAGCtaagaaaagcaaaagtatCAATATATTTAGGGGAAAACTTGTCAAGGTGAATAAAGATTCATACATAGTATAGTACAGTAGGTGTCCACCAAATGAGTGAAGTCACCGATCGGCCTATTGCCCCTTTCCTAATATACAACCGACATTTTGTTTCGTAGAACATCTTCGTGCAATACATGACCGGTAAAACATGCTTGTGATGTGATGATAATGctgacaaaaaaaaaaaaaaaagaaaaggaaaagtatgTGAGTCGAATGCAAAGTCAAAGATATAGGAGAGTGTCAGTCAGAAAATCCCAAACGCCAAAACTCCATGCTCGAATGCTGCGTATATGTTTCCCAAATTGTTCGCCGCTCCCTGGTTAGTCGACGAAGAACTagtcatcgtcttcgataTGTGCATGGCCCCTGGCCCAAACACGCTTCCAAGGGCCTTCAGGTCCAAAGGCTGCCTCCCGATCCTGGCGCATCCCCTCGAGGACACCGACTATTCCACCGCTACGCAAACGTTCTAAGACAACATTCATGCCTTGTTTGCTCTTAAGCACAGCATCCCGGGTCCGCTTCACCCCAATGAGTTCAATTGTCCGCTGAATACCAGCGGTTGatagagaggagaaaaagccCCTCTTCGGCGCATCCT includes the following:
- a CDS encoding uncharacterized protein (predicted protein) → MADPWGMRSTFRPCLVLLAMLSTILQPGLAQICSFWDGGCVDPYAQTAVSFDFSPLFLDDLTLYYAYDANSRGKGNEPMTKASFWMGYAAHHVDSSAITTNRTLEVGLRVGNLTGTPSGGTNGCDGVWGPQCSMNLKETFKEAIYQLSAKGEYYTFPLDTVLHEMLVNPPSLPNCPPPFFDVQRIPVKRT
- a CDS encoding uncharacterized protein (predicted protein); its protein translation is MESRLPTRALKRESDSHEQSSSSKRPHGATMDPLALKDLGENLKMLPVPTDTDDLETTSRKMQDLARVVERGNSLALWTGLKLASHSKRRDLESSARAQMTESEWELYERWKGMQDTRNYGDEHNNQTEQQKPLNIPEFNWDENKAPVPTGANSVRKFTQRAAVMDMIWGHQGATPEHASWLTFNMPAMLPLIKAITKVSNIQKHIQDTDPLAGKLTDMEAAEIETVRRIVAIAEGNRLRELERIRKLAKSIWNHPMRPVMTQGSTAVKVTLKRSHPLLATGLVGY
- a CDS encoding uncharacterized protein (predicted protein), with the protein product MPVLPSLQGSTFDEDIRDRHLIYDYAAQDTEGNPEKWRYEMWFYNEDRINYAIHGGPMAGRSAFQSATYQCIRPGELWQCNWLEETGTVCSLVFDISRKHITTLIAFSKGHWEKNTTARGDKRNPEDLARMRSLAQIGTQVDRILLSEQAEILEDFRGPGLNHFQMSRSGAE